The proteins below are encoded in one region of Leishmania mexicana MHOM/GT/2001/U1103 complete genome, chromosome 27:
- a CDS encoding putative GTP binding protein, translated as MLRRSVALWRRRAAGIVGLPNVGKSTLFNALTCSQIAKTGNFPFCTIDANTSKVPVVDPRLRQLAQFTQAEKIVDVEVDLTDVAGLIAGASKGAGLGNKFLADIRNCAVLLHTVRCFESSKEGFDTPHPLEDIHVILSELVLSDLEVVEKRMRKVQKTMKTQDVEYSFLKRLQQWLEEGKAAADMPAKAKLTAADKGLLQSYDLLSNKPMMFVLNVDERGVKDGNAFSREVEAAFGTERTCRVSAAIEEQTAQLASREEQLMFLEEYGIDVPRGQVLMKQVYALLRLQSFFTVGPKMAHGWTVAQGSTARQAAGEIHSDFEKNFVRAKVMAWDTFIRKPNLESAEMQMRTVNDRYVMQDGEVLIVEHNTQRG; from the coding sequence ATGCTGCGGCGTAGCGTCGcgctctggagacgccgtgctgccggTATAGTGGGGCTACCGAATGTGGGCAAGTCCACCCTCTTCAACGCCCTCACGTGCAGTCAAATAGCAAAGACGGGTAACTTTCCATTCTGTACGATCGACGCGAATACGTCGAAGGTGCCGGTCGTCGATCCgcggctgcgccagctggcgcagTTCACTCAAGCAGAGAAGATTGTCGACGTCGAGGTAGACTTGACGGACGTGGCGGGGCTGATCGCTGGAGCCTCGAAGGGGGCCGGGCTCGGCAATAAGTTCCTCGCTGACATCCGAAactgcgccgtgctgctgcataCGGTGCGCTGCTTCGAGAGCTCCAAGGAGGGCTTCGACACCCCGCACCCTCTGGAGGACATTCATGTCATTCTGAGTGAGCTTGTCCTGTCGGACCTCGAGGTGGTGGAGAAGCGGATGCGCAAGGTACAAAAGACGATGAAGACTCAGGACGTTGAATACAGCTTCTTGAAGCGCCTTCAGCAGTGGCTGGAGGAGGgcaaggcagcagcagacatGCCTGCAAAGGCGAAGCTCACCGCGGCGGATAAAGGCTTGCTGCAGAGCTACGACTTGCTCTCCAACAAGCCCATGATGTTTGTGCTGAACGTGGACGAGAGGGGCGTGAAGGATGGCAACGCCTTTTCGCGTGAGGTGGAGGCCGCCTTCGGGACCGAGCGGACCTGCCGTGTGTCGGCCGCCATCGAGGAGCAGACGGCACAACTTGCATCGCGCGAGGAGCAACTAATGTTCCTGGAAGAGTATGGCATCGACGTGCCGCGTGGCCAAGTACTGATGAAGCAGGTGTACGCACTGCTCAGGCTTCAATCCTTTTTCACAGTGGGGCCGAAGATGGCGCATGGCTGGACAGTGGCGCAGGGCTCAACGGCGCGGCAGGCAGCCGGCGAGATCCACTCCGACTTCGAGAAGAACTTTGTGCGTGCCAAGGTGATGGCATGGGATACGTTCATCAGGAAGCCAAACCTCGAGTCTGCGGAGATGCAGATGCGCACGGTGAACGACAGGTACGTGATGCAGGATGGTGAGGTGTTGATTGTAGAGCACAACACGCAGCGCGGGTAG